The sequence below is a genomic window from Desulfobulbus oligotrophicus.
TTCAGAATTCGCCTGCAAGGGCAAGAACTGCTGCGGCCATTCGGCTGCGGTCCATCCCGACCTGGTCGACGCCCTGCAGGCGTTGCGCGACCGCATCGGCAAACCGCTGTCCATCACCAGCGGCTTCCGTTGCAACCGGCATAACAAGGCGGTGGGCGGCGCGGAGCAGAGTTTCCACACGCTGGGCATGGCGGCCGACGTGAGCTGTCCCGCAGGCGTTTCGCCCGAGGAACTGGCGGTCATCGCCGAGGAAATTCCGCTCTTCCGCGAGGGCGGCATCGGCGTCTATGCCTCCTGGGTCCATCTCGATGTGCGCCAGTCGGGCAAGGCGAGGTGGCGGTCATGAGCGCCGAAATCAAGACCCTGTTTTCGGGCACCGCGCTG
It includes:
- a CDS encoding YcbK family protein, with amino-acid sequence MGDLSKNFNRSEFACKGKNCCGHSAAVHPDLVDALQALRDRIGKPLSITSGFRCNRHNKAVGGAEQSFHTLGMAADVSCPAGVSPEELAVIAEEIPLFREGGIGVYASWVHLDVRQSGKARWRS